ggacgtgatcgtcgaacgcttgttgtagtgcgccaagcgggatgcttcggcagcgatgcgctcgaaaatgtcgttcacgaagctgttcatgatgctcatcgccttggacgaaatgccggtgtccgggtggacttgcttcaacaccttgtagatgtagatagcgtagctttccttgcgggtcttccttttcttcttcttgtccgacttggagatgtttttctgggctttgccagacttcttcgcggcttttccactggttttcggggccattttgcttcgattcacgcactgatgctcactaacggagagtcaaaacctttctgatagagaactacgattctcaggttcgtttatattccggttttcggatcactctcgggtaTTCGACTTGAGTGCGTGCAGGCAGCATAACTCGGGGTATTTAATCGCACACTGGCTCAATTTTTACTCAGAATACAAGCACtctccgaacagtgagcatcgttgcgaacgcactctcatctaaaccgaagctatcaacaatgtctggccgtggcaagggaggcaaagtgaagggaaaggcaaagtcccgctcgaaccgtgccggtctgcagttcccggttggccgtatccatcgtctgctccgcaaaggcaactatgccgagcgcgtcggtgctggtgcaccggtgtatttggccgccgtgatggaatacttggccgctgaagtgttggagttggcaggaaacgctgcccgagacaacaagaaaactcgcatcatcccgcgtcatctgcagctggccatccgcaacgacgaggaattgaacaagctgttgtccggcgtcaccattgcccaaggtggtgtgctgcccaacattcaggccgtgctgctgccaaagaagactgagaagaaggcttaaggcttctcccaatctctctgcaaacccccccaaaacaaaccgtccttttcagggcgacaaatcgatttacataaaagatgtttgttcgaccatctcttctgagctgaaatcaaaccggcgcagcattacctaatcgaaggtaaatccagtgaaaaaacacaagcaatcgcaatatgcgggaaaccccctgagaaacgtcatcacttttcgtgttttaaaatctttggtcggaggtagactcctctgaccgtgctagtggtaccgagcaatggatgaaaagctaaaagcagtgccccaccagcagcctacctgctatcgtacctggaatgaccgatcctacgaaggaaaaataacttccactttccacttAAAAGGAGCCCTGTGCAGGTACCGTACCTGGTCGAGGGTCTGAAGCGTTGGTCTGAaacaattgttaagaaatttcccaatgcgaatgaaacaaactagcccacgaatgggcaccgaatatttcagtctatttttagcccacctgtatgcagccctaatggcagatatttcttattttctaaataaacacgacgcctactgcgatgcatcgggttgaacgcttaacgctgatcactacaccatcgaccctagcaacgaaaccccaaaccatgcatgcaaatgaatatggaacacaatcctaccttcagtagtgcgcagcgcacggcttcacgcgctcctttcaagcaattgcggtgcactcattacagtattttcaccacacaccaagtcacttcactacaccgcccctgcttatctgatctttgcagcagcagcagcaacaacaacaacaacaactttgtttttaaaaagagtatttttttagcgaaccccgcggaggatttcgctgccctacgcactgggcgccgtcgcagttcgtgcatcgtttcacgcacgcatttcaccagcaaaagccgccattttggcggtaatcctgcgcaggatgggtcgacgcaccacgcaccgaaacaccgtcacgatttggattgtccatcgtcctttccgcacacacgcatacgcacattgcaccagcagtagcaacaacagctatgtttataaaaacaattatttttggggcgaaccccgtggaggatttcgctgcccctccgcccgacgcccgaagcgtgcgctcttcctttgtgtgtcgcatcggtgatcgaaatttctgcgaattgtcaaccgatgctccctctcgctcgcacactcggtggcgacaggaggagactcgttttggtggaaatttccacctaacggtaccgatcaccgtgtacgcggtcacatttcctgataacttttggcacgagctcagcatgcacacacacacacacacacacacacaggattatgtgcgagaaggaaaaaaggcacacacgcattcgcacatttcaccagcagcagcagcagcaacagctatgtttataaaaacaattatttttggggcgaaccccgtggaagatttcgctgcccctccgcccgacgcactgggcgaggcaccgtcgcgattaacgcaccgtcccgcgaagcgcttttcgcacattcacacacacacgcgcgtttcttccgccattttaccacccgcactttttaatgctaatcctgcgcaggattagccgtacgcgcactgcttcttacctctctgtctctcgactaagcgtcgcactctttgttcatgctcgacatgctcgatgttgctggttcgcgaaggacgacaaaatgagccggcgccattttgaaattggcccctgttcaacactacttttaacactacacgcacttacacacactaatacatccggattgacgacgcgcgcggaccaactgttccagttggctgttcgacgaggactgtgccgagctcgggacattcggttactaattaccttcagcatacgaacgagagtgccgaaagtggatctctctcgctaactacctccgctactactactatccgAGCAAATGTATGGTTTTGTCTCGCTACTCTcgctacacaatcgcacacaatcgtttcaaagcacgaagcaatttgaagtcgccacacatttttgcaattccactacagacatatccatttgcgtatgctattatcaccgtacaatcagtgaaagcaacgaaggatacatatgtgaattcagaatagatacagtatatgcgtacaaaaatgcaggattggtggtacatttcatgttagatcttaaaacagaaacatatttcgctagttagtacgacacgtaggtgcagaaataggtgcgctgcttaaaactagccggccagacacacgaacgaagcgtgcgctcttcctttgtgtgttgcatcggtgaccgaaatttctgcgaattgtcaaccgatgctccctctcgctcgcacactcggtggcgacaggaggagactcgttttagtggaaattttcacctaacggtaccgatcaccgtgtacgcggtcacatttccggataatttttggcacgagctcagcatgcacacacacacacacaggattacgtgcgagaaggaaaaaaccgacctttgatttgaatacgcatggcaacgcgagcccccacccattttggaaatatttaatctctatacttccactaatttacgcattacgttttgtaacattttcagatatttttttttcagactagctaatcggcccggttacagggctatgcaacagaattttgttgtgtacgcaaactcaaagatgttttaaaaagaggttttcttcccaattggaggatgttgttaattttattttatttagtttaataaattatcaaatttctcacctcgggcccctttggctctcataaaaacctatttggcaaagcatattccaagtcgctttgagcttttgttgttgttattagttttaacagaccttgagccttgatgacttcgttcttctcttagtctgatatatatatatatatatatatatatatatatatatatatatatatatatatatatatatatatatatattgatcttagtggttgataagtcccgaaccttggtcatttatcacgaatgaaatgtatcgtaaaaatatacgtcacgtcgtgtttgcgtgcagctcccatctggatcatatgcaacatatcattttaacatgagtattctaaattacaatgaagcacttcttaatatttttgcgtcagctccccagttgcttgctatgcatttatgcttttcgtaggcatcgcacataatttcgtcgaaagtcgacgtctttcacaatcagataaaagcaactgattggatatatctaaggttaagtagccatccacattcaggtaccacagatttcccatgtttttttttctaactttttcctcacagacagtatatttgagtcatgtatttccagtaacagacacacacatgtttaaatttcataaggtgccatttaatcagatgtagcggcgccagtcttctttagataggaccggtaaaaaattacaacccaaccaatccctcgttcccaggaacaactatccaggttgcgggtaaataaagttaaaaggcccagaatttgctggccaatatctcttgatgttgtgcttgtgtcatgggttattgaaatacagaggatttgaaaaaaatattgaccctactagaaatcttctcggttacctggtttgatcaaaatttctctatttaaactgagaagtgtaaacaacatagcacaacaacagcaattactcctgaaacaatctcgcatttcttttagtgaaaaataaaacatgaaaaattgcagcgaatcaagcagtaaactttaactttaaaatatttataagctactgtaaagcatggtattgttttagaaaataatgctgctattttcgtggattgaacgaccatttctggtcttccttgatttgtattcatcaggatagtgagtcgctcacttggcacttggaagcgttggagcggcccggtggtttgatggtagcgaccctagcgatcttcacacgatcggacctgacaaaaatcccatccggatcaatcacccgtactcaggactgactatccagcttcgggtaaataaagatacagaaaaccagaaatggcaggttcagacctcttagaaaAAGTGAGTGCTGggtacgggggtacggctcgaataggtcgtttaagaaaccgttcaccgttctgtatcaccgaccaaaattaaaatctttttgaaaatcttgtaaaggatccgactgaaaatgcaagaaaacgcgcgaatacccaaggacaacacataaaaacattcacaaattgcgcgtctgtggacgtcgatccgtgtaaaaaacttccatttggtaaaatcatagtatgcatggaaaaataaattgttggcgagggaatcatagaagacgttgaaagatagcagtttaaagaagagctgggaaatcaaaacgctccacttaaaaaaatgatccaagggtgttggaaataatgttaccatggaaacgttatgagtcgcctccaactaaaatttgtatagcgataattttcagataattctactatttttcggatgaaataaattaagctcgctgcccaaatgcgtgaaatatttaatgtttgttttaaaaaagactagcaattgtgtgaaatgcttcacaattggttttaaaacggtcaatgttttagctttgcaataaaatgactacataatacagttgaatttcggattcttgtgccatcacacacattcccgaacaCCGTAGCACGTTCATCATGCTGCGGAGTATTGACGCACTCACAGTAGCTGAACCGTCCTCAGGATCGACGCGATGctcatcgcttcttcttcttcttcttggcttcgaagacgctcggctgcgtgatacgtttacctcgggacacagttgtaccccatagacggtagatgaggctaaggattcgactcacaaccttacgttgaacgacacacttcatagcgatcggaatcataggaaagaatattttgatgcaaagaatgtgtggtcctgataaggaccgtttgttgagatgagcgtcgaacgtgcgtcggctggcgggtttaacctccgaaaccgtacagagtgcgaccctggcgcttcagcgcgtacactacgtccatcgcggtgacggttttgcgcttggcgtgttcggtataggtgaccgcatcgcggataacattctccaggaacactttcagcacgccacgcgtttcttcgtagatgagaccggagatacgcttcactcctccacggcgggccagacggcggatggccggcttggtgatgccctggatgttgtcgcgcagcactttgcgatgacgcttggctccacctttacccagacctttgcctccttttcctcgtccagtcatttcgatgtcgatgcgtaccgtgtgtaccaaccgtactgtgcaagagttcacgagtaacaataaggctacgcacaatgtttcgctcttttatacacttacccgcagcacacgcacacgctctcacaccactggtacacgatcggatcggagtatgtgtgtgcgtggagcgagattataaaaatgacgatctggcctcgcatacccacattccgaacctatcgtcgacacaacacagacgtctttacgttccactaataaaaccgccgaaccagtgaaatggcccgtacgaagcaaactgcccgtaagtcgaccggaggtaaggctccgcgcaagcagctggccaccaaggctgctcgcaagagtgctccggccaccggaggagtgaagaagccgcatcgttaccgtccgggaactgtagccctgcgtgagatccgtcgctaccagaaatcgaccgagctgctgatccgcaagctgcccttccagcgtctggtgcgtgaaattgcccaggacttcaagaccgatctgcgcttccagagctcggccgtgatggccctgcaggaggccagcgaggcgtaccttgtcggcctgttcgaggacaccaacttgtgcgccattcatgcgaagcgcgtcaccatcatgccgaaagacattcagctggctcgtcgcatccgcggagagcgtgcctaaatcttcgcccgtatcccccccggggctcctcttccatcaatcgtcgaggggcttcactcaaacggtccttctcaggaccaccacaaatgttaaccaaaaagatatgtgtcgatatgtccgtaccttcttccgtccgtagtggctcgttagtggtgatggtattgaaacaatttcgtatgcgtttatgtcgcccgttcggtgcagagagcccgtgaccgtatccgggtacaacaaaagctgcgtgtgtcgaaaaaacgtttgtttacgcgatgagcaacacaccatcttcacacgacaggatcgactttctgtccgacgggtaaataaagccaaagaaagccagcaatggcaggcctggacggccggttaagcaaaatgaaataaggggcagcccagaaagtcaaaagacgcgttttcgattgaccgtttggcgatcgatcgtcagaagatgtgcttccgatgctgttacactgtgcgagacacggaacattcttcttctcgtgccaactcgtgttttgtacccgcgcccctttgctttccgctcacgggttcacatgaacgcgtcgaaaattatgctttattttatttaaactttaatcttttgcccaccgtgtgagagggaatgtcaagcagaaatatatctttcgtatggatgcgttttgtggtcctgaaaaggaccggtttgggtagatgcgaacgaactgcgcttcgacgcttcgaattacttcgagctggtgtacttggtgacagccttcgtgccttcggacacggcgtgcttggccagctcaccgggcaggagcagacggacggccgtttggatttcgcgggacgtgatcgtcgaacgcttgttgtagtgcgccaagcgggatgcttcggcagcgatgcgctcgaaaatgtcgttcacgaagctgttcatgatgctcatcgccttggacgaaatgccggtgtccgggtggacttgcttcaacaccttgtagatgtagatagcgtagctttccttgcgggtcttccttttcttcttcttgtccgacttggagatgtttttctgggctttgccagacttcttcgcggcttttccactggttttcggggccattttgcttcgattcacgcactgatgctcactaacggagagtcaaaacctttctgatagagaactacgattctcaggttcgtttatattccggttttcggatcactctcgggtaTTCGACTTGAGTGCGTGCAGGCAGCATAACTCGGGGTATTTAATCGCACACTGGCTCAATTTTTACTCAGAATACAAGCACtctccgaacagtga
The Anopheles moucheti chromosome 2, idAnoMoucSN_F20_07, whole genome shotgun sequence genome window above contains:
- the LOC128297310 gene encoding histone H3-like: MARTKQTARKSTGGKAPRKQLATKAARKSAPATGGVKKPHRYRPGTVALREIRRYQKSTELLIRKLPFQRLVREIAQDFKTDLRFQSSAVMALQEASEAYLVGLFEDTNLCAIHAKRVTIMPKDIQLARRIRGRTKQTARKSTGGKAPRKQLATKAARKSAPATGGVKKPHRYRPGTVALREIRRYQKSTELLIRKLPFQRLVREIAQDFKTDLRFQSSAVMALQEASEAYLVGLFEDTNLCAIHAKRVTIMPKDIQLARRIRGERA